The following are encoded together in the Melitaea cinxia chromosome 22, ilMelCinx1.1, whole genome shotgun sequence genome:
- the LOC123664774 gene encoding NSFL1 cofactor p47, with amino-acid sequence MSANKEDTLRQFCDVTGADENRSRFFLESSNWQLEVALSSFYEHGGNVEEAPSAPAVAPAMSDSDMDSPPRSPGRPQKKEKKKSNPHFATLDSLQQESSSEDEEGQAFYAGGSERSGQQIIGPGKGRKDIVTEMFKSVRERGAVVFDDEPSSTSRGRGGVFGGVGYRLGQTADDHEQVTPGNTQQQDNQPRSVRLRLYREGFTVDDGPLRHYTDPENAEFLSCIRRGEIPSELSRAPGGPGGEVRLSLEDRRHEECPRTRKQNTPFSGKGHMLGSPTPATVGATAPLGASPADRAANQRAAQDAVRVDPAGPVTTVQFRLADGSRLTGRFNHSHTVGDLLQFVSRAEPAYQLTPFTLLTAFPSTELTNHAQTLAEGQLLNTTLLQRLK; translated from the exons atgtccGCTAACAAAGAGGACACATTGAGGCAGTTTTGCGACGTAACCGGTGCCGATGAGAATCGAAGTAGATTCTTTTTGGAATCGTCGAACTGGCAGCTAGAG GTAGCATTGTCCAGTTTTTACGAACATGGAGGCAATGTAGAGGAAGCACCAAGTGCACCTGCTGTTGCCCCTGCCATGTCAGATAGTGACATGGACTCACCCCCTAGGTCACCAGGACGGCCACAGAAAAAGGAGAAAAAGAAATCCAATCCACACTTTGCTACGTTAGATTCACTGCAGCAAGAAAGTTCCAGTGAGGATGAAGAAG GTCAAGCTTTCTACGCCGGAGGATCGGAAAGATCAGGACAACAGATTATTGGACCAGGAAAGGGTCGCAAGGATATTGTCACAGAAATGTTTAAAAGTGTCAGAGA ACGTGGCGCAGTCGTATTTGATGATGAGCCTTCCTCTACAAGCCGAGGCCGCGGAGGTGTGTTCGGCGGAGTCGGATACAGATTAg GCCAAACAGCAGACGATCATGAACAGGTGACACCGGGTAACACACAGCAACag GACAACCAACCCCGATCGGTCCGTCTGAGGCTATATCGTGAAGGCTTTACAGTAGACGACGGTCCGCTGAGACACTACACTGATCCTGAAAATGCTGAATTTCTCAGCTGTATACGTAGAGG AGAGATACCGTCGGAATTATCTAGGGCCCCAGGAGGCCCCGGGGGCGAAGTACGGCTTAGTCTTGAGGACCGCAGGCATGAGGAGTGTCCACGTACTCGCAAGCAGAACACACCCTTCTCTGGGAAGGGCCATATGTTGGGCAG CCCCACGCCGGCCACGGTGGGCGCCACGGCGCcgctgggcgcgtcccccgccGACCGCGCCGCCAACCAGCGCGCCGCGCAGGACGCCGTGCGGGTGGACCCCGCCGGGCCCGTCACCACCGTGCAG tttcGCCTAGCAGATGGCAGTCGTCTGACGGGTCGCTTCAATCACTCGCACACTGTGGGCGACCTGTTGCAGTTTGTATCGCGCGCAGAGCCCGCCTATCAACTCACGCCCTTCACGCTACTCACTGCCTTCCCTAGTACGGAGCTGACCAACCACGCCCAAACCCTTGCCGAAGGACAACTGCTCAACACCACACTGTTACAGCGGCTCAAATAA
- the LOC123664659 gene encoding uncharacterized protein LOC123664659 — protein MKTARKPSGNIMRKYYQLILVVVCFVSVVTLLIYRHEYYRLRYVLEVLNFFGKPGLSEIEFCGPGFNATMLSEILRNSSMEVRETPPLFQEIDENFYSYSSFLRSYNKYDNLSPTNAHVIDTIVIGKADVTPKYRCNIWFENSSKPKAGRFNYKIVSDVINNYRLYIFECSLTQNFGKPKGISFYLNDYNTNPMHAPISKVIQVNTKRKPRVRSNIRFVNNIEPAICVIPNRTPIVSRDAFIEFLVFHHLIGVDYFTIYDSMISEDVIRRLNLFPSDITQWQIQFYPLNYPFLFSKSYDIVRNAIELDCLFRHFRYDKEESNKVSHVAVLSWDEFLVPRVHNNFKDVLDDFDPIRSLRTYVVEPLMFCLNQPDDIDAEIGYPDITKKTHYYTIPQDTTPVKIRNFDTMTSFDDLFNLTSNIKNIPLDLLGAHKYNVCRDRKKFHPEGYNETEMQVFPHKFEGAMLKFGQNLVSNKIYRLYRSGQIWEKSYNDNVRDML, from the coding sequence atgaagacTGCGCGTAAACCCTCGGGCAACATAATGAGGAAATATTATCAGCTGATTCTTGTTGTTGTGTGTTTTGTAAGTGTAGTAACTCTCCTTATATATCGCCACGAATACTACCGGCTTCGGTATGTTCTAGAAGTACTCAACTTTTTTGGTAAGCCTGGCTTGTCCGAGATCGAGTTTTGCGGACCCGGTTTTAATGCGACCATGCTGTCTGAAATACTTCGCAACTCATCAATGGAAGTGCGCGAAACTCCGCCTTTATTTCAAGAAATCGATGAAAACTTTTATTCATATTCATCTTTCCTACGATCTTATAACAAATACGACAATTTGTCGCCGACAAACGCTCATGTTATAGACACGATCGTCATAGGCAAGGCCGATGTAACTCCAAAATACCGATGTAATATTTGGTTTGAAAATAGTTCCAAGCCTAAAGCCGGAAGATTCAACTACAAAATAGTGTCcgatgttattaataattatcgtTTATACATATTTGAATGTTCTCTAACCCAAAATTTCGGAAAACCAAAAGGAATAAGTTTCTATTTAAATGACTATAATACTAATCCAATGCACGCACCGATCAGCAAAGtgattcaagtaaatacgaagaGAAAACCTCGAGTGAGAAGCAACATAAGATTTGTCAATAATATTGAACCAGCAATATGTGTCATACCAAACAGAACACCTATTGTATCACGGGACGCCTTTATTGAATTCTTGGTATTTCATCACTTAATCGGAGTTGATTACTTCACAATATATGACAGTATGATATCAGAGGATGTGATAAGAAGATTGAACTTGTTCCCCTCAGATATCACTCAGTGGCAAATACAATTCTACCCTCTAAACTacccatttttattttcaaagtctTACGATATTGTCAGAAATGCCATTGAACTTGATTGCTTGTTCCGACATTTTAGATATGATAAAGAGGAATCTAACAAAGTAAGTCATGTTGCGGTGCTTTCTTGGGATGAATTTTTAGTGCCAAGGGTCCATAATAATTTCAAGGATGTTTTAGATGATTTTGATCCAATACGATCACTTAGAACATATGTAGTTGAACCATTAATGTTTTGCTTGAATCAACCAGATGACATTGATGCTGAAATAGGCTATCCAGATATAACAAAGAAAACTCACTACTACACTATACCTCAGGACACTACACCCGTAAAAATAAGGAATTTTGACACTATGACTTCATTTGATGATCTCTTTAATCTGACTTCTAATATCAAGAATATTCCATTAGACTTACTAGGAGCACATAAGTATAATGTATGTAGAGATAGAAAGAAATTCCACCCAGAAGGTTACAATGAAACGGAAATGCAAGTATTTCCACACAAGTTTGAAGGTGCAATGCTTAAATTTGGTCAGAATTTAGtgagtaataaaatatacaggTTGTACAGATCTGGCCAAATTTGGGAGAAGTCATACAATGACAATGTTAGAgatatgttataa